A portion of the Acidisarcina polymorpha genome contains these proteins:
- a CDS encoding ATP-binding protein, whose translation MATALTDTPVVMLIGPRQCGKTTLVQQFADKDREYVTLDDDTVLEAARNDPAGFVRGFDLVTIDEVQRAPELLRAIKRSVDNDRRAGRFLLTGSANILTLPQVSESLAGRMEIVNLMPISRAETLGKEPSFLKMAFNGKLVKPGPDIEGDQLVHAVLVGGYPEMLRREDFRRRQAWARDYVKAIVQRDVRDIAEVEKLDQLPRLLQVLAHQSGQLTNFTQIGGQIGMDDKTTRKYTGILEQLFLVQRVSPWFRNELKRLIKTPKLHFVDSGLLATLLALTTEQIAKDRSTFGALLETFVFAEVMKQITWSDEGYTLHHYRDKDQDEIDIVVEDEHGALVGVEVKASATVHASDFKGIKKLLDICGDDLKLGIVMYDGTKVVPFGDRLFAAPISCLWV comes from the coding sequence GTGGCCACTGCCCTCACTGACACTCCCGTGGTTATGCTGATAGGACCACGACAGTGCGGCAAGACGACGCTTGTCCAACAGTTCGCCGATAAGGACCGCGAGTATGTGACCTTGGATGACGACACGGTGCTTGAAGCCGCTCGCAACGATCCCGCTGGCTTTGTCCGTGGATTCGATCTGGTCACCATCGACGAAGTGCAAAGAGCCCCGGAACTTCTGAGAGCCATCAAGAGATCCGTTGATAACGACCGCAGAGCAGGCCGTTTCCTGCTGACGGGATCTGCCAACATTCTCACTCTTCCTCAAGTGTCCGAGAGCCTTGCAGGCCGCATGGAAATCGTAAACCTGATGCCGATTTCCAGAGCCGAAACACTCGGCAAAGAGCCCAGCTTCCTGAAGATGGCATTCAATGGCAAGTTGGTGAAGCCAGGGCCGGATATCGAAGGCGATCAGCTTGTCCATGCGGTGCTAGTAGGCGGCTACCCGGAGATGCTGCGAAGAGAAGACTTTCGGCGACGTCAGGCTTGGGCTCGCGACTATGTGAAGGCGATCGTACAGAGGGATGTGCGGGATATTGCGGAAGTAGAGAAGCTGGATCAGTTGCCGCGCCTGCTCCAGGTACTTGCCCACCAGTCCGGGCAGCTTACCAACTTCACTCAAATCGGCGGACAGATCGGGATGGACGACAAGACGACGAGAAAATACACCGGCATCCTTGAACAGCTCTTTCTCGTGCAGCGGGTCTCCCCGTGGTTCCGCAATGAACTGAAGAGACTGATCAAGACCCCAAAATTGCATTTTGTCGACTCTGGGTTGCTTGCCACCTTGCTGGCATTGACTACTGAGCAGATAGCAAAGGACCGCTCAACGTTTGGTGCGTTGCTGGAAACATTTGTATTTGCCGAAGTCATGAAGCAGATCACATGGTCCGACGAAGGCTATACGCTCCATCACTATCGGGATAAGGATCAGGATGAGATTGACATCGTCGTAGAGGATGAACACGGCGCACTAGTCGGTGTTGAGGTCAAAGCAAGCGCAACCGTCCACGCGAGCGACTTCAAAGGGATCAAAAAGCTGTTGGACATTTGTGGTGATGACCTGAAACTTGGAATCGTAATGTACGACGGAACGAAGGTGGTCCCTTTCGGGGATCGCCTATTCGCCGCTCCTATATCTTGCCTGTGGGTTTGA
- a CDS encoding SDR family NAD(P)-dependent oxidoreductase, translated as MSQAKPSTLGTAVITGASSGIGKVYADRLAARGYDLLLVARRRDRLQAIADDLQARFSVKVGVLVADLAQPSGLSETMQKLSSDPAITLLVNNAGTSSVVPVSQVSLDTITNLVALNVTALTALTRAVLPHFLERNSGTIVNIGSVVGFSGYPWVPIYGATKAYVLNFTQGLKQQLAETAIRLQFVAPAATVSEIWDTMGVPLSSLGAGVVMTTEDCVDAALTGLDNGEFITAPSVHDNSLVQEFEKTSSALLAATQNDQPAPRYGIRK; from the coding sequence ATGAGCCAGGCGAAGCCTAGCACCCTTGGTACAGCCGTTATCACTGGGGCCTCTTCCGGTATCGGCAAGGTATATGCCGATCGTCTTGCCGCCCGCGGTTACGATCTTCTTCTTGTTGCACGTCGTCGTGACCGCTTGCAGGCAATTGCTGATGATCTTCAGGCGCGCTTCTCCGTCAAGGTCGGTGTTCTGGTCGCAGACTTGGCTCAACCGTCCGGCCTCTCTGAGACCATGCAGAAGTTGAGCAGTGATCCTGCAATCACACTTCTCGTAAACAACGCAGGAACCTCTAGCGTCGTGCCCGTGTCTCAGGTCTCTCTGGATACCATCACCAACCTCGTCGCCCTGAACGTCACCGCGCTCACCGCTCTCACCAGAGCAGTTCTACCTCACTTTCTCGAACGTAACTCCGGGACGATCGTTAACATTGGCTCTGTTGTCGGCTTTTCTGGGTATCCTTGGGTACCGATTTATGGTGCGACCAAGGCCTACGTGCTCAACTTCACACAAGGACTGAAACAGCAGCTCGCAGAAACTGCCATCCGCTTGCAATTCGTTGCACCTGCAGCGACTGTTTCGGAGATCTGGGACACAATGGGAGTTCCGCTGTCCAGCCTCGGAGCGGGCGTCGTCATGACCACTGAAGACTGCGTCGATGCCGCTCTTACGGGACTGGATAACGGCGAATTCATTACCGCTCCATCAGTGCACGATAACAGCTTGGTGCAGGAATTTGAAAAGACATCCTCTGCATTACTCGCAGCGACGCAGAACGATCAACCGGCCCCACGTTATGGTATCCGGAAGTAA
- a CDS encoding TetR/AcrR family transcriptional regulator, whose protein sequence is MLLFWKQGFDATSYTDLTKATGMSKPTIYAAFGDKVDLFRKAMVVYAEEATRVYEEALNQPTAREAVETCLRLARGLNSPPDEPRVCFLVQGALTGSADTQTLRDELAGFQRQATRKLRKRLDEGKRKGELPATANTAAMAEYFTSVVTGLSVQAANGAAAKDLNAVLKMAMASWPSK, encoded by the coding sequence ATGCTCCTGTTTTGGAAGCAGGGCTTCGATGCAACGTCCTACACTGACCTGACGAAGGCGACCGGCATGAGTAAGCCCACGATTTATGCCGCCTTTGGAGACAAAGTCGATCTGTTCAGGAAGGCTATGGTGGTCTACGCGGAGGAGGCCACGAGGGTCTATGAGGAAGCCTTGAATCAGCCAACTGCGCGTGAAGCTGTGGAGACCTGCCTGCGGCTCGCACGCGGGCTAAATTCTCCGCCGGACGAGCCGCGGGTCTGCTTCCTTGTGCAGGGTGCACTGACAGGGAGTGCAGACACGCAGACGCTTCGCGACGAACTCGCCGGCTTCCAGCGACAGGCTACACGAAAACTGCGGAAACGATTGGACGAGGGGAAACGAAAGGGCGAGTTACCAGCGACTGCGAATACCGCGGCGATGGCAGAGTATTTTACTTCCGTCGTGACGGGACTTTCAGTGCAAGCTGCCAACGGGGCCGCAGCGAAAGACTTGAATGCAGTGCTGAAGATGGCAATGGCGTCCTGGCCTAGCAAGTAG
- a CDS encoding ABC transporter permease, giving the protein MISRVRALWKNAFRRKQLDRDLDEELEAYMKLVEAEKLQEGMAPEEAYAYARRQTGGTDHVVQNVRDVRTGAWIERFVQDVRYGIRSLANNPTFSLVAVGTLALGIGANTAMFSLLDQVVLRLLPVRDPKQLVIVKEAGNHYGNSYGPNTMSWPMFEDLRDNNNVFSAMFCRFPTHVTIGYSDQTVQISAELVSSTYFQTLGVEAVLGRTISHDDDSIPDSAPVVVLSYSFWQSYFNGDRNMIGRTIALNGQAMTVIGVAQPGFDGVEMGEPAKIFVPIMMKTEMTPHSDGLKDRRRRLSWVTTYGRLRPGMNTEQAQASLQPLLHSILEMEVQQPEFIRSATAADREPFLRNRIELLPGSDNDLREYMSRPLWVLLALTAAVLLLACANLANLLLARATTREKEFAVRLAIGAGRARIVRQLLVESLLLSGSGAVVGLMLAYAADRILLRIYLPADAASEFAVSPIPDGRMLAFTLGAMLLTSLVFGLLPAMRASRTEITLALKDRSGAASTGGMSLRRLLVSIQMALSLLLLVGAGLFVRTLRNLEDVGPGFPTDHLLTFTTAPTLSGYSFADTKSYYDRLKVDLEAMPGVTSIAFSTMPVLRGYAWQNAIVGKDFEGTPIEQQPVLSQVDPNYFATLGIPVIAGRAFSAQDVAPTDYAVVNESFAREYFPGRNPLGQRFGLVSDSESVPPKTEVIGVIPDRKYRDLKETPPPQAYFPYLAVSNVRGMTVYVRTQGDPRQFEDALRERMHRFDPHVPAVDLQTVNEQIGFSLRTERLVASLSAVFGCFAMVLAVIGLYGVMAYTVLRRTREIGIRIALGALRSNVIAMIMCDVLLLIGSGLAAGVTLALVLVNLIRSQLYGLNARDPLTFISSAIILALAAGFAGFIPAVRASGVDPTIALRQE; this is encoded by the coding sequence ATGATCAGCCGAGTTCGCGCGCTTTGGAAGAACGCGTTCCGCAGAAAACAGCTTGATCGCGACCTCGATGAGGAACTCGAGGCCTACATGAAGCTCGTAGAGGCAGAGAAATTGCAGGAAGGCATGGCTCCTGAAGAGGCGTACGCCTATGCTCGTCGCCAGACAGGAGGAACAGATCACGTAGTACAGAATGTCCGCGATGTTCGGACAGGCGCATGGATAGAGAGGTTTGTACAGGATGTGCGATATGGCATTCGGTCGCTCGCGAACAATCCGACTTTCTCCCTGGTCGCCGTAGGAACTCTCGCTCTTGGGATCGGTGCAAACACCGCGATGTTCAGCCTGCTTGACCAGGTGGTTCTGCGGCTCTTGCCGGTCAGAGATCCAAAGCAACTGGTGATTGTGAAAGAGGCAGGCAATCATTACGGCAACAGCTATGGCCCAAACACGATGTCCTGGCCGATGTTTGAAGATTTGCGAGACAACAATAATGTCTTCTCGGCGATGTTCTGCCGCTTTCCGACGCATGTGACGATCGGATACAGCGATCAGACAGTGCAGATCTCTGCAGAACTGGTCTCCAGCACCTACTTTCAGACATTGGGCGTTGAAGCAGTCCTGGGGCGCACGATAAGCCACGACGACGACTCCATTCCCGATAGCGCGCCGGTTGTCGTGCTCAGCTACAGCTTCTGGCAGAGCTACTTCAACGGGGACCGCAACATGATTGGGCGGACCATAGCCTTGAATGGTCAGGCGATGACCGTTATCGGAGTTGCGCAGCCAGGCTTCGACGGCGTGGAGATGGGAGAACCCGCCAAGATCTTCGTTCCCATCATGATGAAGACCGAGATGACGCCGCACTCGGACGGACTCAAAGACCGGCGCCGCCGGCTGAGTTGGGTGACCACCTACGGCCGCCTCAGGCCCGGTATGAATACAGAGCAGGCGCAGGCCTCGCTGCAGCCACTTCTGCACAGCATCCTTGAAATGGAAGTTCAGCAACCCGAGTTCATCAGATCTGCGACAGCTGCGGATCGGGAGCCATTCCTCCGTAATCGCATTGAACTGCTGCCGGGCTCCGACAACGATCTCCGTGAATATATGAGCAGACCGCTATGGGTCTTGCTCGCGCTCACCGCGGCTGTTCTGCTTCTTGCCTGTGCTAACCTGGCAAATTTGTTGCTGGCGCGCGCCACAACACGAGAAAAGGAATTTGCCGTGCGGCTGGCCATCGGCGCGGGACGCGCCCGCATCGTGCGCCAACTTCTGGTCGAAAGCCTACTTCTCTCAGGCTCTGGCGCCGTGGTGGGACTGATGCTAGCCTACGCGGCGGATCGCATTCTTCTACGGATCTATCTGCCTGCGGATGCGGCATCGGAGTTTGCGGTCTCGCCCATTCCGGATGGGCGTATGCTCGCGTTTACTCTGGGAGCTATGCTCCTGACCTCACTCGTCTTCGGACTTTTGCCCGCCATGCGCGCCTCGCGCACTGAGATCACACTCGCGCTCAAAGACAGATCAGGGGCAGCCTCAACTGGCGGCATGTCTCTTCGCAGGTTACTGGTCTCGATTCAGATGGCTCTTTCTCTACTGCTGCTTGTTGGCGCGGGACTGTTCGTACGTACCCTGCGCAATCTCGAGGACGTGGGGCCTGGGTTCCCAACCGATCATCTGCTTACATTCACAACTGCACCTACGCTCAGCGGATACTCCTTCGCAGATACGAAGTCATACTACGACCGCCTCAAAGTCGATCTCGAAGCGATGCCCGGAGTTACTTCGATTGCATTCTCCACGATGCCGGTTCTGAGGGGTTATGCGTGGCAGAATGCGATTGTGGGTAAGGACTTTGAGGGTACTCCGATTGAACAACAGCCGGTTCTTAGCCAAGTCGACCCGAACTACTTCGCGACGCTCGGTATTCCTGTTATTGCGGGCCGTGCATTCAGCGCTCAAGACGTTGCGCCGACCGATTACGCTGTGGTGAATGAGAGCTTTGCCAGGGAATATTTCCCCGGCCGCAATCCCCTTGGGCAGCGATTCGGGTTGGTGAGCGACTCGGAGTCGGTCCCACCGAAGACGGAAGTGATCGGTGTAATTCCAGACAGGAAATACCGGGATCTAAAGGAGACGCCCCCGCCGCAAGCCTATTTTCCCTATCTCGCAGTATCCAACGTCCGCGGCATGACTGTATATGTGCGCACGCAGGGTGATCCGCGCCAATTTGAGGATGCACTGCGCGAACGCATGCACCGGTTCGACCCGCATGTCCCGGCGGTTGATCTCCAGACTGTGAACGAGCAGATAGGATTCTCGCTCAGGACTGAGCGTCTTGTCGCCAGTCTTTCCGCGGTTTTCGGTTGCTTCGCCATGGTGCTCGCTGTGATCGGGCTGTATGGCGTTATGGCCTACACCGTGTTGCGAAGGACGCGTGAAATTGGCATTCGCATCGCGCTTGGGGCGCTTCGGAGCAATGTAATCGCGATGATCATGTGCGATGTGCTTCTTCTTATCGGATCCGGCCTCGCAGCCGGTGTCACGCTTGCACTGGTCCTCGTCAATCTGATCCGCAGCCAACTCTATGGATTGAATGCACGCGATCCTTTGACGTTCATTAGCTCCGCAATCATTCTTGCTCTAGCTGCGGGATTTGCAGGTTTTATTCCTGCTGTGCGCGCGAGCGGCGTGGACCCGACAATCGCGTTACGGCAGGAATGA
- a CDS encoding PadR family transcriptional regulator — MATNESDLVQGTLDVLILKALALQELHGMGISRRIGQMTNGAFDVKPGSLFPALHRMEEAGWLTSNWGQAETNRRAKFYALTKTGRKQLRTETERWARISFAMGAALGIGQEAL; from the coding sequence ATGGCGACCAACGAATCCGATCTGGTGCAAGGCACACTCGATGTTTTGATTCTGAAGGCCCTCGCACTTCAGGAACTGCATGGCATGGGAATCTCCCGCCGAATCGGGCAAATGACGAACGGAGCGTTCGACGTGAAGCCGGGCTCGTTGTTTCCCGCACTTCACCGAATGGAGGAGGCGGGCTGGCTCACATCCAATTGGGGCCAGGCGGAAACGAATCGACGTGCAAAGTTCTATGCGTTAACCAAGACTGGAAGGAAGCAACTTCGTACTGAAACCGAACGCTGGGCTCGCATCTCTTTCGCCATGGGGGCAGCGCTCGGGATCGGCCAGGAGGCGTTATGA
- a CDS encoding CRISPR-associated protein Cas4, translating into MTVLLMGITAIVLSFVLIRLSARVRRTSGLPPGEVFYQDLLEQPYAARDLRSLRLGISGEPDCLIRTSDGIVPIELKHSNRPPARGGVFPNHMIQNLAYCVLVEEQLEAKVPYGLVIYGGQRVRRVELTEPNREWLMRTIDEVKAARLAKTAKRNHHQLGRFVGCGLGHFRPVLI; encoded by the coding sequence GTGACAGTTCTCCTGATGGGCATCACGGCGATCGTGCTGTCGTTCGTCCTCATTCGGTTGAGCGCCCGAGTGCGGAGAACTTCTGGCCTCCCACCAGGCGAAGTCTTCTATCAGGATCTTCTCGAACAGCCCTACGCGGCACGAGATCTCAGGTCGCTCCGGCTTGGCATCTCGGGAGAACCGGATTGCCTGATCAGAACGTCTGATGGAATTGTTCCCATAGAGCTGAAACATTCGAACAGACCGCCGGCCCGCGGTGGTGTCTTTCCGAATCACATGATCCAAAACCTCGCCTATTGCGTCCTCGTAGAGGAACAACTGGAGGCAAAGGTTCCATATGGCTTGGTCATCTACGGAGGCCAGCGCGTTCGGCGTGTCGAACTGACTGAGCCGAATCGTGAATGGCTGATGCGTACGATCGACGAAGTGAAGGCGGCAAGGCTCGCCAAGACGGCGAAGCGGAATCACCACCAGCTTGGGCGTTTCGTCGGATGCGGTCTTGGCCACTTTCGCCCCGTACTCATATAA